The Gardnerella leopoldii genomic interval TTTTGGCATTATGGGTCTTGTTTATACAACAGTTGCAAGTAACGGTCTTCGTATTTTTAGCGAGTATGGTTTCGTTATTGCTTTGTTAGTAGGCACAATGGCTGTTGTTGCTTTGATTCTTAATCCTATTTTGGTTTTCGTGCTTACGCGTAAGAATCCGTATCCTCTTGTTTTTAGAACTTTGCGCGATTCGGGTGTTACAGCGTTCTTCATGCGTTCTTCTGCTGCGAACATTCCTGTAAATATGAATTTGTGCGAAAAGCTTGGATTTAACAAAGATAATTACTCTGTTTCAATACCGCTTGGTTCAACTATTAATATGAGCGGAGCTGCTATAACTATTTCTATCATGTCTTTGTGCGCTGCTCACACGCTTGGTATTCGCGTTGATATTCCAACGGCTGTGATTCTTTCTGTGCTTTCTGCAGTTTCTGCTGCAGGCGCATCTGGTGTGGCTGGTGGTTCGCTTTTGCTTATACCTCTTGCATGCTCGTCGTTTGGCATTTCAAACGATATCGCTATGCAAGTAGTTGCTATTGGTCTTATTATTGGCGTTATTCAGGATTCTTGCGAAACTGCACTTAACTCTTCCACGGATGTTCTCTTTACTGCGGTTGGCGAATATCGCATGTGGCAGCGTGCAGGTATTCAGTTTAAGATGGGCAAGGATCACGAGACTGTGCAACTTAAAAAGTAGCTGTTCTAGCTGTTGCTAGTTTTTGCTAAGTATTCTTGCTAGTGCGCGTTCTTACGTTTTTATGAGCGCGCACTTTTATTATATTTGGATGTTTATTGTAAATAAATCTAACAGATGTTCAAATAAAATAGTAGAAGTGGAATCAGTATTTTAGCGCGCATTAGACTTTAGGGAAGTGGTAGGTTGTGTTTGCAGGAATGCTGCGGTTGATCCACGCGTTTGCTGCAATTACGCTTCCGCTTCCGATTGTGGTTTCTCCGCCTAAGATTGTTGCGTTTGCGTAAATTACAACATTATTCCCAATATTTGGATGTCTCTTTCCACCTTTTATAGGATTTCCGTTCTCGTCTAGCGCAAAACTTTTCGCACCAAGCGTTACTCCTTGATAAAGCTTAACATGTTCGCCGATTACA includes:
- the sstT gene encoding serine/threonine transporter SstT; amino-acid sequence: MHKIVQKWNNIDLILRIVIGLFLGAALGIFVPAHVYVLDLMGKLFVSALKSVAPILVFCLVIGALAQAKSVGNMKLVIGLYALSTFTASLVAVCAAMIFPVDFTFAHVAAASSPSPQGIGEVLNSLVLNIVVNPVDALVKGNFIGILFWAIAFGVALRLAEPSTKAFFDNVSSAIGKIVHWIINAAPFGIMGLVYTTVASNGLRIFSEYGFVIALLVGTMAVVALILNPILVFVLTRKNPYPLVFRTLRDSGVTAFFMRSSAANIPVNMNLCEKLGFNKDNYSVSIPLGSTINMSGAAITISIMSLCAAHTLGIRVDIPTAVILSVLSAVSAAGASGVAGGSLLLIPLACSSFGISNDIAMQVVAIGLIIGVIQDSCETALNSSTDVLFTAVGEYRMWQRAGIQFKMGKDHETVQLKK